DNA from Deltaproteobacteria bacterium:
TGAAGGGTGTTCACTTTTAATCTTTAAACAGTTCACTTTTAAAATTTAGCTAACAGGTAAAGTTTTGTTTTAACAAAACTTTACCTTGCAAATAGGGTTAAAGGTATTGGACAACTCTCGCAGAGAGTTGCAAGCAAAGCGAAGCTTTGTCTTGACACATTATGCAATTTCTGATTTTATATAGTTGTGGAAAAGGTAAATCAGCTGATACAGGTTATTAAATCTCATCATAATATCATTGCTTTAACAGGTGCTGGTATATCCACCAAGGCTGGTATTCCTGATTTTAGGGGTGATAAAGGTATTTATAAAACGAAAGGCGTATCAGCAGATAAAATATTCGACATAACCTATTTTCAGACTCATCCTGAGTATTTCTATCATTTTACAATGGAACTCCTGCCTGCACTCCACGATGCTCAACCCACAATAGGGCACAAGCTTCTGGCAAAACTGGAAAAAATGAAATATTTAAAGGGTATTATTACTCAGAATATCGATGGACTGCATCAAAAAGCGGGCAGTAAAAATGTTATAGAGATTCACGGCTCTATGTGGAAATTTTATTGCACCTCTTGCGACAGAAGGTATAGCTATGATGAGATTAAAGAGATAATTATGAAGGGTGAAGTGCCGCGGTGCGAGTGTGGAGGACTGATCAAGCCAGATGTTGTTTTCTTTGGCGAAGCAGTAAAAGAAATGGAAAAAGCCAGCCGTTGGGCGGGCGAAGCAGAGTTAATGATCGTTTTAGGTTCAACACTTATTGTTTATCCTGTCGCTCAATTGCCGCTGTATACTATTGAAAATAAAGGCAAGTTGATTATTGTTAATAAAGACCCTACGCCTATGGATAGATATGCTCTTTTTGTTTTTCGCACAGATATAGAAGAATTTGCCCAGGCTGTGTTGAATGAGATAACCGAATCTTGACCTTTAAACAGTTGGTCAATATATATATTTACAGGAGAAAAAATGTCGCTTTATAAGAATTTGTTTTTATGGTTAGCAGTGGCTTTGGTTATGATTGTTCTGTTCAATACCTTAAGTACCAAACATTATAACACCGCAAAAAAGATCAGTTATACACAGTTTGTAGAATCAGTTGATGAAAACAATGTCGCGAGCGTAAAAATCAAAGGAACAGAAGTAACAGGAAAATCAAAGGATAACAAGTCTTTCAAAACCTATATTCCGCAAAATTCAAGCATTATAGAAAAACTGGAAAAGAACAACATCAGTATAGAAATTCTTCCGCAAAATAAAAATTCATTTATGTTAAATATGCTTTTCTATTGGGCGCCTGTAATTCTTCTTGTTTTTCTCTGGTTCTATTTTATGAATCAAATGCAAAAAGGCGGAAAAGCGATGAGCTTTGGCAAGATAAATGCTCCTTTGGCAATGGCTGCAGGAAAAAAGATTACATTTAAGGATGTCGCTGGTGCAGACGAATCAAAAGAAGAATTAAAAGAGATAATAGACTTCCTGAAAAATCCCGGAAAATATAAACGATTGGGAGCAAAGATCCCCAGAGGCGTTTTATTAATCGGACCGCCCGGCACGGGAAAAACTTTGTTAGCTAAAGCGGTAGCGGGAGAGGCAAATGTGCCTCTCTTCAACATTAGTGGTTCTGATTTTGTAGAGATGTTTGTAGGAGTAGGGGCTGCACGGGTAAGAGATCTGTTTCAACAGGCAAAGAAAAATGCACCATGTATTATATTTATTGATGAAATAGATGCTGTAGGTAGACACCGAGGAGCAGGCATCGGCGGTGGTCATGACGAAAGAGAACAAACTCTAAATCAGCTCCTGGTGGAAATGGATGGATTTAAAACAGCGGATAATGTAATTATTATGGCTGCGACCAACAGACCCGATATCTTAGACCATGCATTATTAAGACCGGGAAGGTTTGACAGGAAAGTAGTGGTTGTAAAACCAGATGTGAAGGGCAGGGAAGAGATATTGAGGGTGCATAGTGTAGATGTGAAGTTAGCAGAAGATGTAGACCTAAAAATTGTAGCCAAAGGAACTCCTGGTTTTTCTGGTGCAGATCTGGCCAATCTGGTAAATGAAGCAGTTTTACATACAGCAAAACTCAATAAAAGAGAAACAGATATGACTGATTTTGAGATAGCTAAAGATAAAGTGCTTATGGGACCAGAGAGAAAAAGTATGATAATTAGCGAAGAGGAAAAGAAAAACACGGCATATCACGAATCTGGCCATGCTATGGTGGCTAAATTTCTCCCCCATACTGACCCTGTACACAAGGTAAGCATTATCCCTCATGGAGAGGCAATGGGTATAACTCAACAATTGCCGGAAGGAGATAGATACAGCTACGATAGTGAATATTTAATGAATAAAGTTGCCGTTTTAATGGGTGGAAGGGTTGCAGAAGAACTTGTCATGGGACACATCACAACAGGAGCCGCAAATGACATTGAAAGAGCTACGGACATTGCCAGAAAAATGGTTTGTGAGTGGGGAATGAGCAGCTTAGGTCCCATTACTTATGTATCGGATAAAAATGAAGTCTTTTTAGGAAAAGAAATAGGAAGATACAAAACCTACAGTGAGAAAACAGCTTTTGCTATAGATGCGGAGGTTAAAAAGATTGTTAACAAGGGGTATGAGATGGCAAAAAAAATAGTATCTACTCATATAGATAAGCTGCACAAAATTGCTGACTTGTTATTAGAAAAAGAAACCATCACAGGAAGAGATATTGATGAAATATTGGGAATAGATAATGTTCTTCAAACTGGAGTTATTTCCGCCTGAAATAACCTTTATCGACAAGCAGCTGAAAGACATTGGCGTAGATGATATAGGCCTTTCCATTATGAGAGGGAAAGGTAGTAGTCTGTGCTTTTGCATTCATGATGTAGCTTTCCCTTTGGCAAATATATTAAAACAGGAAGCTCTTGCTATAGGAGCGGATGCGGCTGTGCACAGAAATTGCGTCTTGGGAGAAATAGAGAAAACAGATGTTTTGTTATTGGGTAATGTAAAGGATATGCAAAATTTAAGTATAAAATTAAAAAAACAGAGTTTCTCGTCGTTAAGAATGTTGGGAGATGAACTGAATAAAAACATTAATGGATGTTTAAAGGACGAATTTATCATCAAAGGACCACATCTAAAGATGCACCTGGGGGAAAGGGCATATCTGATGGGTATTCTCAATGTTACACCGGATTCTTTCTACGACGGAGGAAGTTATATAAATGTAGAAGAGGCAGTAAGCCATGCCTTAGAGATGGTAGATGATGGAGTGGATATCATAGATGTGGGCGGAGAATCTACGAGACCCGGGGCAAAAGCTGCGGACGAGAAAAAAGAAACCAGCCGTGTTATTCCGGTGATTAAAGGAATAAGGAAAAAAAGCAGTATTCCCATCTCCATTGATACTTACAAGTCAACAGTTGCAGAAAAGGCCATACAGGTAGGGGCAAATATGGTCAACGATGTGGCATTGAAATTGGATAAAAAGATGATAGATGTAATAAAAAAATATAATGTTCCCATCATAATCATGCATATGAAGGGAGAACCACGAACAATGAATGTGAATCCTGTATATGATCATCTTATTTCTGATATTTTAGAGCAAATGGAAGAATATATAGAAATGTTGGAAAAAAATGGAGTAGATGAAGAAAAAATTATTGTTGATCCTGGTATAGGATTTGGAAAGAAGATGGAGGATAGTTTAGTTATTCTCCACAGACTGAATGCATTTAAGGTTTTAGGAAAACCTATATTGGTAGGCGCATCCAGAAAATCTTTTATCGGCAAGATATTAAACAATGATGTGGAGGAAAGATTGTGGGGAACATTGGCAGCAATAACAATGGCCAGAACGAATGGTGCACATATCTTGAGGGTTCATGATGTTAAACAAGCAAAAGAAGCTTTAAAAATAACAGATGCAATAATGAGGGAAGGAGCATGAAAGCAGTAATACAAAGGGTAAAGGAAGCAAATGTAGAGGTGGATGGCAAAAACATTTCTAAAATTGGCAATGGTTTGCTTGTTTTTCTCTGTGTTTGTGTAGATGATGATGAAGAAGATGCGGCAATTTTAGCCCGCAAAATTGCATATCTGCGTATATTTGATGATGATGAAAGAAAGTTTAATCGTTCGGTGGTAGATGTAGACGGAGAAATATTACTCGTTTCAGAGTTTACCTTAGCGGCTAATATAAAAAAGGGGCGCAGGCCTGATTATTTGCATGCGGCAGAAAAAGAAGAGGCGATTAAGCTGATGACATTATTTGAGAAAACATTGAGTTCCCTGATTAAAAAACCTATTCCTACAGGTAAGTTTGGAGCACACATGATTGTTAATATAAAAAACGATGGACCTGTAACATTGTTTATGAACAGCAAAGATCTATGGTAGATGTAGTAGTCATCGTTGGTCCTACCGCAGCGGGGAAAAGCGTTTTAGCTCAAGAGATAGCAAAAAGGATAGATGGTGAAATTATTTCTGCCGATGCAACGCAGGTCTATCGCCTCCTAAACATAGGAACAGCAAAGGTTTTGCCCTCAGAGAGAGCTGTTCCGCATTATCTTATAGATATAAGAAACCCTGATGAGCACTATTCATGCGGAGATTTTGTAAGAGATGCAAAAACTTTGTGTAAAAAGATTGCTAAAAATGGGAAATTGCCCATTATTGTGGGAGGAACAATCTTTTACATATACGCTCTTATCCATGGAATGCCGGAAGAACAAGAAATTGATGATAGAATTAAGGCTTTTGTAGAGGATGTAAGCTGTGAATACGGCCTTTCTTTCATATACAGGTGGTTGAAAGTATGTGATGAGAAATGGGCAGAAAAGATTGATAAAAACGATAGTTATCGTATAAAGCGTGGTTTCTCCTTTTATCTTTCCCATAATCTTCCTTATTCCTCTTATTTAGAAGGTGTAAAGAAAAATGAGGATTTTTCCTTTCATCTCATTGGTCTTTCTGTAGAAAAAGAAAAGTTAAACAAAATAATAGAAGAAAGAGTAGAAAAGATGCTGAAATG
Protein-coding regions in this window:
- a CDS encoding NAD-dependent protein deacylase, which gives rise to MVVEKVNQLIQVIKSHHNIIALTGAGISTKAGIPDFRGDKGIYKTKGVSADKIFDITYFQTHPEYFYHFTMELLPALHDAQPTIGHKLLAKLEKMKYLKGIITQNIDGLHQKAGSKNVIEIHGSMWKFYCTSCDRRYSYDEIKEIIMKGEVPRCECGGLIKPDVVFFGEAVKEMEKASRWAGEAELMIVLGSTLIVYPVAQLPLYTIENKGKLIIVNKDPTPMDRYALFVFRTDIEEFAQAVLNEITES
- the ftsH gene encoding ATP-dependent zinc metalloprotease FtsH; translation: MSLYKNLFLWLAVALVMIVLFNTLSTKHYNTAKKISYTQFVESVDENNVASVKIKGTEVTGKSKDNKSFKTYIPQNSSIIEKLEKNNISIEILPQNKNSFMLNMLFYWAPVILLVFLWFYFMNQMQKGGKAMSFGKINAPLAMAAGKKITFKDVAGADESKEELKEIIDFLKNPGKYKRLGAKIPRGVLLIGPPGTGKTLLAKAVAGEANVPLFNISGSDFVEMFVGVGAARVRDLFQQAKKNAPCIIFIDEIDAVGRHRGAGIGGGHDEREQTLNQLLVEMDGFKTADNVIIMAATNRPDILDHALLRPGRFDRKVVVVKPDVKGREEILRVHSVDVKLAEDVDLKIVAKGTPGFSGADLANLVNEAVLHTAKLNKRETDMTDFEIAKDKVLMGPERKSMIISEEEKKNTAYHESGHAMVAKFLPHTDPVHKVSIIPHGEAMGITQQLPEGDRYSYDSEYLMNKVAVLMGGRVAEELVMGHITTGAANDIERATDIARKMVCEWGMSSLGPITYVSDKNEVFLGKEIGRYKTYSEKTAFAIDAEVKKIVNKGYEMAKKIVSTHIDKLHKIADLLLEKETITGRDIDEILGIDNVLQTGVISA
- the folP gene encoding dihydropteroate synthase — translated: MFFKLELFPPEITFIDKQLKDIGVDDIGLSIMRGKGSSLCFCIHDVAFPLANILKQEALAIGADAAVHRNCVLGEIEKTDVLLLGNVKDMQNLSIKLKKQSFSSLRMLGDELNKNINGCLKDEFIIKGPHLKMHLGERAYLMGILNVTPDSFYDGGSYINVEEAVSHALEMVDDGVDIIDVGGESTRPGAKAADEKKETSRVIPVIKGIRKKSSIPISIDTYKSTVAEKAIQVGANMVNDVALKLDKKMIDVIKKYNVPIIIMHMKGEPRTMNVNPVYDHLISDILEQMEEYIEMLEKNGVDEEKIIVDPGIGFGKKMEDSLVILHRLNAFKVLGKPILVGASRKSFIGKILNNDVEERLWGTLAAITMARTNGAHILRVHDVKQAKEALKITDAIMREGA
- the dtd gene encoding D-tyrosyl-tRNA(Tyr) deacylase gives rise to the protein MKAVIQRVKEANVEVDGKNISKIGNGLLVFLCVCVDDDEEDAAILARKIAYLRIFDDDERKFNRSVVDVDGEILLVSEFTLAANIKKGRRPDYLHAAEKEEAIKLMTLFEKTLSSLIKKPIPTGKFGAHMIVNIKNDGPVTLFMNSKDLW
- the miaA gene encoding tRNA (adenosine(37)-N6)-dimethylallyltransferase MiaA — protein: MVDVVVIVGPTAAGKSVLAQEIAKRIDGEIISADATQVYRLLNIGTAKVLPSERAVPHYLIDIRNPDEHYSCGDFVRDAKTLCKKIAKNGKLPIIVGGTIFYIYALIHGMPEEQEIDDRIKAFVEDVSCEYGLSFIYRWLKVCDEKWAEKIDKNDSYRIKRGFSFYLSHNLPYSSYLEGVKKNEDFSFHLIGLSVEKEKLNKIIEERVEKMLKCGFADEVGQILSLGYSPSLPSLQCIGYKEIIMFLQGKLKEEELFSHICKATKNLAKRQMTWLRNKFHNITWFNAETPDLVHKVIEVISPR